In the genome of bacterium, the window TGGTCATCCAGAGTTCCAGCGCCACGACGGTCATGCTCGTGAGCTTCGTGCAGGCGCAGCTGATGAGCTTCGCCCAGACCCTGGGCGTGATCCTGGGCGCGGACATCGGTACGACCATCACCGCCCAGCTGATCGCCTTCAAGCTCACCGACTACGCGCTGCTGATGATCGCGCTGGGCTTCGGCCTGAAGTTCCTGGGCCGCCGGCACAAGCTGCGCAACCTCGGCAACGTGCTGCTGGGCTTCGGCATGCTCTTCTACGGGATGGCCGTCATGAGCATGGCCATGTCACCCCTGCGCACATACCGTCCGTTCCTGGATCTGCTCGCCGGACTCGAGAACCCGCTGCTGGGCATCCTGATCGGCACGACCTTCACGGCGCTGATCCAGAGCTCGAGTGCGTTCACGGGCGTGATCATCGTGCTGGCGCAACAGGGCTTCCTGTCCCTGGACGCCGGGATCCCCCTGATCCTCGGCGCCAACATCGGCACCTGCATCACGGCCGTCCTCGCCAGCCTCAACTCGGGCCGCGAGGCCAAGCGCGTGGCCCTGGCCCATACCCTGTTCAAGATCACGGGCGTGCTGGCGATGGTGTTCTGGATCCCCGTTTTCGCCGATTTCGTGCGCTCGGTCTCGCCAGGCGGCGCCATCGAACCCGCCGACACGGTGCGCATGGCCAAGTTCATCCCGCGCCAGGTGGCCAACGCGCATACCATCTTCAACGTTGGCCTGGCCCTGGTCTTCCTGCCTTTTACCGGGCTGTTCGGCCGTCTCGTCGTGCGCCTGCTTCCCGATAAGCTCGAACCGATCGCGGCCCGTTACCGGCCGCGCTACCTCGAACCCAGCATGCTGCAGACGCCGACCCTCGCCCTGAACCTGGCCAAGGTGGAGATCCTGCGCATGGGCGAGATCGTGCGCCACATGGCCACAGACGTGATCAAGCCCTTCGTTGACAACGACATGGAGATGCTGGACGATCTGCACGAGCGGGAGCACGAGATCGACGATCTGGATGTTCAGATCTTGGCCTATCTGATCGACATCGGCATGCAGGATCTCAGCGAGGAGCAGACCGAGGAAGTCTACCTGATGATGCACGTCACCAAGCAGTACGAGTTCATCGCCGACATCATCGACAAGGAGCTGTGTCCGCTGGCCCACAAGAAGGCGTCGCTGGGCGCCGACTTCTCGCCCTCCGGCCGCAAGGAGGTCGAGGCCTACCACATCAAGATGCTCAAGCAGATCTCGCGCGGTCTGGAGGCCTTCCGCGAGGACAGCCTCGAGACGGCCAAGAAGATGACCGTCAAGCAGGCCCGCTACGTGGCGCTGGAGGGTGATTACCGCCAGGCCCATTTCGAGCGCGTGAGCGGCAACATCAGGGAGTCGTTGGCCACCAGCGAGGTGCACCTTTCCCTGATGGACGCCCTGCGCAAGATGAACTCCCACTCGGCGGACATCGCGCGCGCCATGCTGACGCGGTTCGAGGGCGAGAAGGCGCTGGAGGGCAACGTTCCGGATTGATCGTGACCATGAGACAAGGAGAGATTCATGCCGATCCTGTTCCACCAGACGCGGGAACTCACGACCAAGATCGATGCGTTCCTCGACACGATCAGCGAGGGCGCTCTCGTCTTCAAGCAGGGGATCGACGATTACCTCGCCGGCAATGGAGAACGTTTCACGGAGCGCTGCGCTTCCATCAAGGCGCTCGAGAACAAGGCGGACGACCTGCGCCGCACCATCGAGAACCAGCTCTATCGCCATTCGCTCATCCCGGAATCGCGCGGCGATGTCCTGGGCCTGCTCGAGCATATGGACGACGTGATCAACACGGCCAAGCACACCATCAACCTGATCATGGTGGAGCAGCCGGAGATGCTTCCCGAGCACAAGACCGACTGGATCGAGCTGGCCGAGACCGCTGCGCTCACGGCTGAGACGGTGGTGCAGGCCGCCCGCGCCTTCTTCCGCGATCCCCAGTGCGTCAACGAGAGCCTGCACAAGGTCTACTTCCACGAGAAGGAAGGCGACCGGCGCGCCATGAACCTCAAGCGCAAGATCTTCGCCACCGATCTCGACCTGGCCCACAAGATGCACCTGCGCTACTTCGCGCAGCACATCGACGAGGTTTCCGATATGGCGGAGAACGTGGCCGACCGCCTGTCGATCTACGCCATCAAGAGGACCGTGTGATGCTGCTCGTCTTCCTGTCGGGCGGTCTCTTCTTGGGCTGGTCCCTGGGCGCCAACGACGCGGCCAACGTCTTCGGCACGGCGGTCGGCACGCGCATGATCAGGTTCGGCACGGCCGCGCTCATCTGCAGCCTGTGCCTGGTGGTTGGTGCCGTGATCGGCGGCACCGGCACCACGGAGACGCTCGGCCAGCTGGGCGCCGTGAACGCCCTCGGCGGCGCCTTCATGGTGGCGCTGGCGGCGGCCTTCACCGTCTTCGGCATGACGCGCCTGTCCTTGCCGGTTTCCACCTCGCAGGCCGTCGTGGGCGCCATCATCGGCTGGAACTTCTATTCGGGCTCGCCGACGGACGTCTCGACCCTGATCAAGATCGTCACGACCTGGGTGGCCTGCCCGATCCTGGCCGGCCTGTTCGCCGTGCTCCTCTACCTCGGGCTGATGGCGGCCTTCAGGCACTTCCCCCTGCAC includes:
- a CDS encoding Na/Pi symporter — protein: MKRPYLALSAAFALPVMLAVAVGVAGASAPPYRLEHPVDAGGRRVSGDEGSVFTGHDVELRALVLDDEGRPAPGVVVVFDQVAPAEKLLGKSETDFDGIATLTFTAGAEAEEYSIVAHTEGVWADGGRNVYTIPVRETTWVLFMLFGLAGGLGLFLFGMDMMSSSLQRSAGGRLRAILGTLTANRYLGAVVGAVVTMVIQSSSATTVMLVSFVQAQLMSFAQTLGVILGADIGTTITAQLIAFKLTDYALLMIALGFGLKFLGRRHKLRNLGNVLLGFGMLFYGMAVMSMAMSPLRTYRPFLDLLAGLENPLLGILIGTTFTALIQSSSAFTGVIIVLAQQGFLSLDAGIPLILGANIGTCITAVLASLNSGREAKRVALAHTLFKITGVLAMVFWIPVFADFVRSVSPGGAIEPADTVRMAKFIPRQVANAHTIFNVGLALVFLPFTGLFGRLVVRLLPDKLEPIAARYRPRYLEPSMLQTPTLALNLAKVEILRMGEIVRHMATDVIKPFVDNDMEMLDDLHEREHEIDDLDVQILAYLIDIGMQDLSEEQTEEVYLMMHVTKQYEFIADIIDKELCPLAHKKASLGADFSPSGRKEVEAYHIKMLKQISRGLEAFREDSLETAKKMTVKQARYVALEGDYRQAHFERVSGNIRESLATSEVHLSLMDALRKMNSHSADIARAMLTRFEGEKALEGNVPD
- a CDS encoding DUF47 family protein; its protein translation is MPILFHQTRELTTKIDAFLDTISEGALVFKQGIDDYLAGNGERFTERCASIKALENKADDLRRTIENQLYRHSLIPESRGDVLGLLEHMDDVINTAKHTINLIMVEQPEMLPEHKTDWIELAETAALTAETVVQAARAFFRDPQCVNESLHKVYFHEKEGDRRAMNLKRKIFATDLDLAHKMHLRYFAQHIDEVSDMAENVADRLSIYAIKRTV